The genomic DNA GTAGATGGACGAGCCGCCATCCACTGGCAGCATCTGCCCACTCAAGGGTTGCGCGCCGGGGCTCGCCAGAAAGTACAGCGCCTGCGCCATTTCTTCGGGCGCGGCCATGCGGCCGAGCGGAATCTTGGCCAACGCACGCTCGGGCTTGAGTCGACCGGCCTGGATCAGTCCATCGACCAGTTCGGTACGCACGAATCCCGGGGCGAGCACCGTCACGCACCAGTCGGGTCGCGCTTGCGCCAAGGCCAGCGTCTGGGCGATGAGTCCCGCCTTGCTCGGACTGTAGGCGCCACGCCATGGAATGGCATGCAGCCCGGCACCGGACGCCACGTTCACAACGCGTGCGCCGGGCTTGAGCAGGTGCGTACACGCATCGACCACCGCCGCCGGCGCGGCCAGATTGAGCGCGAGCAGACGGCCCATCTGCGCCGGGCTTTGTTCAGCCAGCGGCGTATTGGACGCATCGGACATGCCGGCGTTGTTGAGGATGGCGTCCAGTGCGGGTGTGCCATCGCCCAGGGAAGCGATCTGCTGCGGGTCGGTCAGGTCGATGGTACGCAGCACATGCGCGGCCGAAGCAGGAGCGGGCAGGCTTTGCCCCAAGGTGTGCAAGGCCTGCTCGTTGTGGTCGACCAGCACGCATTGCCAGCCTGCGCCGGCAAACAGTCGAGTGGTGTCTCGCCCGATGCCGGAAGCTGCACCGGTGATCAGAACCGTCTGCATCTGCGCGTCCCGCAGGAATCAGATGTTGGTCAGCGTGATGCCGCCATCCACCGTCAGCGCCTGCGCTGTGATGAAGCCCGCGTCATCGCCGGCCAGGAAGCAGATGCTGCGGGCGATGTCTTGCACGGTGCCCAGGCGCCCCAGCGGCGTGCGGGCAATGCGGTTGGCGTCGCGCTCGGCGTTGCGGTTGCGCTGTGTGCCTTCGGTGGGAACGGCCGACGGGCACACGGCATTGACGCGGATGTTGCGCGCACCCAGCTCTGCGGCCGCAGCGCGGGTGATGCCCAGAATGCCCGCCTTGATGCCGGAATAGACCACCGAGTTGGCGGCCGAGCGCAAGGCGGCCACCGAGGCCACGTTCACGATCGAGCCACCGCGCTCCGCGTCCATCACGGCCACGGCTTCCTGCAGGCCC from Variovorax sp. PBL-E5 includes the following:
- a CDS encoding SDR family oxidoreductase is translated as MQTVLITGAASGIGRDTTRLFAGAGWQCVLVDHNEQALHTLGQSLPAPASAAHVLRTIDLTDPQQIASLGDGTPALDAILNNAGMSDASNTPLAEQSPAQMGRLLALNLAAPAAVVDACTHLLKPGARVVNVASGAGLHAIPWRGAYSPSKAGLIAQTLALAQARPDWCVTVLAPGFVRTELVDGLIQAGRLKPERALAKIPLGRMAAPEEMAQALYFLASPGAQPLSGQMLPVDGGSSIYGGSQALAPATWAAQPLDMPMQLEVCGGDAAPWQDVAQPAIGRPHYAACLDLSPLSCESAGLLQAVHAATARFAARCAQQASLTVLLPSRKVDRWQHAGDGAAARMLVSTLACEWGPRALRVNALEVPGDADPQSLHPLLRFVCGPAAQYLTGQTLVGRSVAPRESP
- a CDS encoding SDR family NAD(P)-dependent oxidoreductase, whose translation is MNQDLLGRVALITGAGAGIGRETALQMAARGAIVCVNDLKEELVTPVVEDIESKGGQAFGIVQNIASREGIRDAIQRAFAHGKRFDILVNNAAWVRYQAIPDILSETVERMLDVGFKSVIWGLQEAVAVMDAERGGSIVNVASVAALRSAANSVVYSGIKAGILGITRAAAAELGARNIRVNAVCPSAVPTEGTQRNRNAERDANRIARTPLGRLGTVQDIARSICFLAGDDAGFITAQALTVDGGITLTNI